A single genomic interval of Gouania willdenowi unplaced genomic scaffold, fGouWil2.1 scaffold_208_arrow_ctg1, whole genome shotgun sequence harbors:
- the LOC114458902 gene encoding nuclear RNA export factor 1-like, translated as MINLKNLQGFHHSSSSGFWFVHHQRPALHQTGYNGADQQSFCAPPPSSSPVPTLTAPQQEMLSTFSLKSDMNLEWSLKCLQDNKWDLNKAAHIFTQLKTVGKIPDVAFLK; from the exons ATGATAAATCTAAAGAATCTACAAGGTTTTCATCACAGTTCCAGCAGTGGATTCTGG tttgtgcaTCATCAACGACCAGCTCTTCATCAGACTGGCTACAACGGAGCAGATCAGCAGAGCTTTTGTGCCCCGCCCCCTTCCTCCAGCCCAGTGCCCACCCTCACTGCCCCACAGCAGGAGATGCTCAGCACCTTCTCCCTGAAGTCAGACATGAACCTGGAATGGTCCCTGAA gtGTTTGCAGGACAACAAGTGGGACTTGAACAAAGCAGCACATATCTTCACTCAGTTAAAG aCGGTGGGAAAGATCCCAGACGTGGCGTTCCTAAAGTAA